A single window of Nyctibius grandis isolate bNycGra1 chromosome Z, bNycGra1.pri, whole genome shotgun sequence DNA harbors:
- the LOC137676259 gene encoding RNA polymerase II elongation factor ELL2-like, translating into MAKLREGERYSVSGGREKPSVTVMRVKLPEAVLQALASHQGCKDDVSSQHLIQFQGSQGLIKIPKVDQPNEVHTFDFRLSDVGKDNPQGSVDCVRQRKSSSGVSQLICLGVIENKITVRAASDFYQTSRKRMTQAEEESRNQGAKVIKPDGPLLEKRGQVRSAPQSNPDVAPERKRSTPINPANLVRRTSTHKAVSQRPYRDRVIHLLALRNYKKLELLFRLQRDGVNKKDRNCLGTILRQVAILNPKDNSYSLKDYLFKDIQKDWPGYNELDKQSLELILSRKLNSSQNATSTSHLASPALSDKGAPSTSSQKRPVTSNFIDPVMNKKRRIGHLSSRTEPSFRGCFLSISEKATAASLHKEKDESNAQDTTSASKEEKDLTKEETDKLERSSPSDSVSKLCFSVGVNETCTASTAPPSSSEQPDYFIKYTAIVSYDQRRSYEHDFNAEYGEYRNLHARIESTIRKFMKFKEQWKLVSPESKEYQILQEEILEEYRKIKESIPSYYEEKHRCEYLHHKLSHIKRLIAEFDEKQAEIWRCFTKHQ; encoded by the exons gGATGATGTTTCTTCTCAACATTTAATTCAGTTTCAAGGATCCCAAGGG cttaTTAAAATTCCCAAAGTTGATCAGCCAAATGAAGTGCATACATTTGACTTCCGCTTGTCAGATGTTGGCAAAGATAATCCTCAGGGAAGTGTTGACTGTGTCCGGCAAAGAAAATCGAG TTCTGGAGTCTCACAGCTCATTTGCCTGGGAGTAATAGAGAATAAAATTACAGTACGTGCAGCAAGTGATTTCTATCAGACAAGCAGAAAGCGCATGACCCAGGCAGAAGAGGAGTCGCGCAATCAAGGTGCAAAGGTTATAAAACCTGATGGACCATTATTAG AAAAAAGAGGACAGGTCAGAAGCGCACCACAAAGCAATCCAGATGTTGCGCCAGAGAGGAAGAGATCGACACCCATAAACCCAGCAAACTTAGTACGGAGGACTAGCACACACAAGGCTGTTTCTCAGCGACCGTACAGGGACAGGGTGATTCACTTACTGGCGCTGAGGAATTACAAGAAACTGGAGTTACTTTTTCGCTTGCAAAGAGATGGTGTCAACAAAAAGGACAGGAATTGCCTTGGAACTATCCTTCGTCAG GTAGCCATCCTGAATCCAAAGGATAATTCTTACTCTCTGAAGGATTATCTATTTAAAGACATTCAAAAAGATTGGCCTGGATACAACGAACTAGATAAACAGTCATTGGAGTTAATACTTTCTAG aaaattaaattcatcTCAGAATGCCACCAGTACCAGCCATTTGGCATCTCCTGCACTTTCTGATAAAGGTGCTCCATCGACTTCTTctcag aaaCGGCCTGTGACATCCAATTTTATTGATCCTGTGATGAACAAAAAGCGGAGGATCGGTCATCTGAGCAGTCGAACCGAGCCATCGTTCAGAGGCTGCTTCCTTAGCATCAGTGAGAAAGCCACTGCCGCCTCTCTGCATAAGGAGAAGGACGAAAGCAACGCACAGGACACTACAAGTGCcagcaaggaggagaaagacCTTACAAAGGAAGAAACTGACAAGCTGGAAAGGTCCTCCCCTTCAGATTCAG TGTCAAAATTGTGCTTTTCTGTAGGAGTTAATGAAACTTGCACTGCctccacagctcctccttcaTCAAGTGAACAACCAGACTACTTCAT CAAATACACAGCTATAGTCTCATACGACCAGCGCCGGAGTTACGAGCATGACTTCAACGCGGAGTATGGTGAATACAGGAACTTGCATGCCAGGATAGAGAGTACCATCAGGAAATTCATGAAGTTTAAGGAACAATGGAAGCTTGTTTCTCCAGAGTCCAAAGAATATCAG aTCCTTCAGGAGGAGATCTTAGAAGAATATCGGAAGATAAAAGAG TCTATCcctagctactatgaagaaaagcaCCGCTGCGAGTATCTCCACCACAAGCTGTCTCATATTAAGAGACTAATAGCAGAATTTGACgaaaagcaagcagagataTGGCGGTGCTTTACCAAGCACCAGTGA